In Nocardia yunnanensis, one DNA window encodes the following:
- a CDS encoding NAD-dependent epimerase/dehydratase family protein: MRVLVTGHQGYLGTVMVPELQRAGHDVTGLDSGYFAECVLGEAPPAPPTLSVDLRDVTVEQLAGFDAVVHLAALSNDPLGALAPQITYDINHHASVRLALLAKEAGVRRFLYASTCSVYGAAGDGLVAEDAPLRPLTPYAESKVRVEDDVAAIADSGFSPVFLRNATAFGFSPRLRADIVLNNLVGYAVLTGEVKVLSDGTPWRPLVHAQDIARAFATCLTAPIEAVHCRAYNVGTEANNLTVAQIAQAVVDVVPESTLAITGESGADPRSYRVDFGYARKELGFEATWSIPDGAAELYREYTARGLTADAFFQRFTRLAHLKSLKESGVLDDELRRIRTGV; this comes from the coding sequence ATGCGCGTGCTGGTCACGGGGCATCAGGGCTATCTGGGTACCGTCATGGTGCCCGAGCTACAGCGGGCCGGTCACGACGTGACCGGCCTGGACAGCGGCTATTTCGCCGAATGCGTCCTGGGCGAGGCGCCGCCCGCGCCGCCGACGCTGAGCGTGGACCTGCGCGACGTGACCGTCGAGCAGCTCGCCGGCTTCGACGCGGTGGTGCATCTGGCGGCGCTGTCCAACGATCCGCTGGGCGCGCTGGCCCCGCAGATCACCTACGACATCAACCATCACGCCTCGGTGCGACTGGCCCTGCTGGCCAAGGAGGCCGGGGTGCGCCGATTCCTCTACGCCTCCACGTGTTCGGTGTACGGCGCGGCCGGCGACGGGCTGGTGGCCGAGGACGCGCCGCTGCGCCCGCTCACCCCGTACGCCGAATCCAAGGTCCGCGTCGAGGACGATGTGGCCGCGATCGCCGACTCCGGCTTCTCGCCCGTATTCCTGCGCAATGCCACCGCTTTCGGGTTCTCGCCGCGGCTGCGGGCCGATATCGTGCTCAACAATCTCGTCGGCTACGCGGTGCTCACCGGCGAGGTGAAGGTGCTCTCCGACGGCACGCCGTGGCGGCCGCTGGTGCACGCGCAGGACATCGCCCGCGCCTTCGCTACCTGCCTGACCGCCCCGATCGAGGCCGTGCACTGCCGGGCCTACAACGTGGGCACCGAGGCCAACAATCTGACCGTGGCGCAGATCGCGCAGGCGGTGGTCGACGTGGTCCCGGAGTCGACCCTGGCCATCACCGGCGAGAGCGGCGCGGACCCGCGCTCCTACCGGGTCGATTTCGGTTACGCCCGCAAGGAACTCGGCTTCGAGGCGACCTGGAGCATCCCCGACGGCGCGGCGGAACTGTATCGGGAGTACACCGCCCGCGGGCTCACCGCCGACGCCTTCTTCCAGCGTTTCACCCGCCTGGCGCATCTGAAGTCGCTCAAGGAGTCCGGGGTGCTCGACGACGAGCTGCGCCGGATCAGGACCGGGGTGTGA
- the rfbC gene encoding dTDP-4-dehydrorhamnose 3,5-epimerase, with amino-acid sequence MRIEATDLADVLLLIPEPFRDDRGLFTRTFDAAEFDAHLGEPGAAARFVQDSQSRSHRGVVRGMHGRCGRGEAKLVRCAHGAVHDVLVDIRPGSPTFGRQQAFLLDDNDFRHLYVPPGFLHGFQALSAVADVCYRIDRPHDPAEDLGVAYDDPELAIDWPQPVTLVSARDAGAGSWRELLAALHLTPRS; translated from the coding sequence GTGCGTATCGAAGCGACCGACCTCGCCGACGTCCTGCTGCTGATCCCGGAGCCGTTCCGCGACGATCGCGGCCTGTTCACCAGAACCTTCGACGCCGCGGAGTTCGACGCGCACCTGGGCGAGCCCGGCGCGGCCGCGCGGTTCGTGCAGGATTCGCAGTCGCGCTCGCATCGGGGCGTGGTGCGCGGTATGCACGGGCGTTGCGGGCGCGGCGAGGCCAAGCTGGTGCGATGCGCGCACGGCGCGGTCCACGACGTGCTCGTCGACATCCGCCCCGGCTCGCCGACCTTCGGCCGGCAGCAGGCTTTCCTGCTGGACGACAACGACTTTCGTCACCTGTACGTGCCGCCCGGGTTCCTGCACGGCTTCCAGGCGCTGAGCGCCGTCGCCGACGTCTGCTACCGCATCGATCGGCCGCACGATCCTGCCGAGGATCTGGGCGTGGCCTACGACGACCCGGAGCTGGCCATCGACTGGCCGCAGCCGGTGACCCTGGTGTCCGCGCGCGACGCGGGGGCGGGGTCGTGGCGGGAGCTGCTGGCCGCCCTGCATCTCACACCCCGGTCCTGA
- a CDS encoding DUF397 domain-containing protein: MTSDLSGANWFKSSHSSGQTECVEVAFLPGGEVGVRDSKNPTGPSLIFPPAQWDAFTTGMRSGTLIRPA; this comes from the coding sequence ATGACCTCCGACCTATCCGGAGCCAACTGGTTCAAGAGCAGCCATAGCAGTGGTCAAACCGAATGCGTCGAGGTCGCCTTCCTGCCCGGTGGTGAGGTCGGAGTCCGAGACTCCAAGAACCCAACCGGCCCATCTTTGATCTTCCCTCCCGCCCAATGGGATGCCTTCACCACAGGCATGCGATCGGGAACCCTCATCCGCCCAGCTTGA
- a CDS encoding DUF5753 domain-containing protein, protein MRLKRQTIVTRKADPVELELLLHESALHRVVGGPRVMTAQLHHLAEFGKLPNVSLRVQPFASGCSRGLLHGPFIILEFRADSRSRPVEPPLVYLEGAGKPDIYMESRDDVRQYHEIASAIRKTALSETQSRDLLRQAARSYKA, encoded by the coding sequence GTGCGTCTCAAACGCCAGACCATAGTCACGCGTAAGGCCGATCCGGTCGAACTCGAGCTGCTGCTTCACGAATCAGCATTGCATCGCGTGGTCGGCGGGCCACGCGTGATGACGGCACAGTTGCACCATCTCGCGGAGTTCGGCAAGCTGCCCAACGTTTCGCTGCGCGTTCAGCCGTTCGCGAGTGGGTGCAGCCGGGGCTTGCTCCACGGCCCGTTCATCATTCTCGAATTCAGGGCGGACAGCAGGTCGCGTCCCGTCGAGCCGCCGCTTGTCTACCTCGAAGGCGCGGGGAAGCCGGACATCTACATGGAAAGCCGCGACGATGTACGCCAGTACCATGAAATTGCCTCGGCCATAAGGAAGACGGCCTTGAGCGAGACGCAATCGCGAGACCTGCTGCGACAGGCGGCAAGGAGCTATAAGGCATGA
- a CDS encoding PIG-L deacetylase family protein, with protein sequence MIRFDTGAVTEIALLAAHCDDLAIGMGGTLLTLAAAVPGLRVRALVLTGAGTERAREEQAALESFCPGADLQLRVLDISDGYAPAHWERVKDAVGALRRDGAAQVVFAPQRGDAHQDHRLLAELAPTEFRDHLILGYEILKWENDTPQPTVLHPLPAGIAERKAELLMKHYPSQRDRDWFDEQSFLALSRLRGVQCRARHAEAFLLDKATITFGGA encoded by the coding sequence ATGATCCGCTTCGACACCGGCGCGGTCACCGAGATCGCGCTGCTGGCCGCCCATTGCGATGATCTGGCCATCGGCATGGGCGGCACGCTGCTGACCCTGGCCGCCGCGGTACCGGGCCTGCGGGTGCGGGCGCTGGTGCTGACCGGCGCGGGCACCGAGCGCGCCCGCGAGGAGCAGGCCGCGCTCGAATCCTTCTGCCCGGGAGCGGATCTGCAGCTGCGCGTCCTCGACATTTCCGACGGTTACGCGCCCGCCCACTGGGAGCGGGTCAAGGACGCGGTGGGCGCGCTGCGCCGCGACGGCGCCGCCCAGGTGGTGTTCGCGCCGCAGCGCGGGGACGCCCACCAGGATCACCGGCTGCTCGCGGAGCTGGCGCCCACCGAGTTCCGCGATCATCTGATCCTCGGCTACGAGATCCTCAAGTGGGAGAACGACACCCCGCAGCCGACGGTGCTGCATCCGCTGCCCGCGGGAATCGCCGAGCGCAAGGCCGAGCTGTTGATGAAACACTATCCCTCGCAACGCGATCGGGACTGGTTCGACGAGCAGTCGTTCCTGGCCCTTTCCCGGTTGCGCGGGGTGCAGTGCCGCGCCCGGCACGCCGAGGCGTTCCTGCTCGACAAGGCCACCATCACTTTCGGAGGTGCATAG
- a CDS encoding class I SAM-dependent methyltransferase: protein MRCRLCDSRSLISVLDLGATPPCEKFLTAEELDLPEPTYPLHLRLCENCLLLQIPALITPEETFTEYAYFSSFSDSWVRHAELFVNDSIARLDLNSASFIVEVASNDGYLLQHAVAAGVPCLGIEPSVNVGAAARDKGVPTETAFLDEELAARVRAEHGPANLVVANNVYAHIPDLLGFTRSLRALLADDGWLSIEVHHALNLVALAQFDTIYHEHFQYYTLLSAQRALATAGLAVVDCELIGTHGGSLRIWARPEGAGAPSARVAEVLRLEADAGLHEVAGYLELRPDTERVRQDLLRYLLAAKASGKRVVGYGAPGKGNTLLNYCGIRTDLLEYTVDRNPYKHGRFTPGTRIPIHEPERIDADRPDVVVVLPWNLEREITAQLAHVTEWGAEIVYPLPHLHHARLEPTHATPDDAAASNHAERQAK from the coding sequence GTGCGCTGCCGTCTCTGCGACTCCAGGAGTTTGATCTCCGTTCTCGATCTCGGCGCCACCCCGCCGTGCGAGAAGTTCCTCACCGCCGAGGAACTCGACCTCCCCGAGCCCACCTATCCGCTGCACCTGCGGCTGTGCGAGAACTGCCTGCTGCTGCAGATTCCGGCGCTCATCACGCCGGAGGAGACATTCACGGAATACGCGTACTTTTCCTCGTTTTCCGATAGCTGGGTCCGGCACGCGGAACTCTTCGTGAACGACTCGATCGCACGGCTCGATCTGAACAGCGCGAGTTTCATAGTAGAGGTCGCCAGCAACGATGGCTACCTGCTGCAGCATGCCGTCGCCGCCGGCGTCCCCTGCCTGGGCATCGAACCGTCGGTGAATGTCGGTGCGGCAGCGCGTGACAAGGGCGTTCCCACCGAAACCGCCTTCCTCGACGAGGAACTGGCCGCCCGGGTACGCGCCGAGCACGGGCCCGCGAATCTGGTGGTGGCCAACAATGTCTATGCCCACATCCCCGATCTGCTGGGCTTCACCCGCTCGCTGCGGGCCCTGCTGGCCGACGACGGCTGGCTCTCGATCGAGGTGCACCACGCCCTGAACCTGGTGGCGCTGGCCCAGTTCGACACCATCTACCACGAGCATTTCCAGTACTACACCCTGCTCTCGGCGCAGCGCGCGCTGGCCACGGCGGGCCTGGCGGTGGTGGACTGCGAGCTGATCGGCACCCACGGCGGCTCGCTGCGCATCTGGGCGCGCCCCGAGGGCGCGGGGGCCCCGAGCGCACGCGTTGCCGAGGTGTTGCGGCTGGAGGCGGACGCCGGCCTGCACGAGGTCGCCGGCTACCTCGAACTGCGCCCCGACACCGAGCGCGTCCGCCAGGACCTGCTGCGATACCTGTTGGCGGCCAAGGCATCCGGTAAGCGGGTGGTCGGCTACGGGGCGCCCGGCAAGGGCAACACCCTGCTCAACTACTGCGGCATCCGTACCGACCTGCTCGAGTACACCGTCGACCGCAATCCGTACAAGCACGGCCGGTTCACGCCCGGTACCCGCATCCCGATCCACGAGCCCGAGCGCATCGACGCCGACCGCCCCGACGTGGTGGTGGTACTGCCCTGGAACCTGGAACGCGAGATCACCGCACAACTCGCCCACGTGACCGAGTGGGGGGCCGAGATCGTCTACCCCCTCCCCCATCTCCATCACGCCCGGCTCGAACCGACCCATGCGACGCCCGACGATGCCGCCGCATCCAATCATGCAGAAAGGCAAGCGAAGTGA
- a CDS encoding sugar transferase gives MSYNISAGRAVRANRPPRPEPRSDRERWQADYARRLFISDLCVVVLCVGFGQWVRFGGSGAEPPLASQLPLEVRYTMVSIVLAVAWSATLALSGTRSPRVIGSGTEEYRRVVAASLKLFGGIAIVSLLLRVDIARGYLAIALPVGMLGLMVERRLWRRWVAVRRARGAYRTAVLVVGSPEAARAMVAAFSRDRDSGYQVIGVCTRDDGVLVDRVVEVGGREIPVVAGDHDVIDAVRRTGADTVAVTATDNLGPADFRRMAWELDELGAELIVTPGLVDIAGTRLTHRVLADMPMLHVEKPQYDRAKSIRKGVFDFCFALAALFAIAPALCLIALAVKVTSRGPVFYLSERIGRDGRPFRMIKFRSMYADAEAHISALIESNGGNPLFFKVRDDPRITSVGKVIRKYSLDELPQFLNVLRGEMSIVGPRPQVQREVDSYDGVMRRRLLVKPGVTGLWQVSGRSDLTPEDAMRLDLSYVENWSMVLDLLLIAKTIGAVTKGEGAY, from the coding sequence ATGAGCTACAACATTTCCGCCGGTCGCGCCGTGCGCGCGAATCGGCCCCCCAGACCCGAGCCGCGCTCGGATCGTGAGCGCTGGCAAGCGGATTATGCGCGCCGGCTATTCATCAGCGACCTATGCGTGGTCGTGCTGTGCGTGGGGTTCGGGCAGTGGGTCCGCTTCGGCGGCTCCGGCGCCGAACCGCCCTTGGCCTCCCAGCTGCCGCTGGAAGTGCGCTACACCATGGTCTCGATCGTGCTGGCGGTGGCCTGGTCGGCGACGCTGGCCCTCAGTGGCACCCGGTCGCCGCGGGTAATCGGCAGTGGTACAGAGGAATATCGGCGTGTGGTGGCCGCGTCGCTCAAGCTCTTCGGCGGTATCGCGATCGTGTCGCTGCTGCTGCGCGTCGACATCGCCCGGGGGTATCTGGCGATCGCGTTGCCGGTGGGCATGCTCGGTCTCATGGTGGAGCGGCGGCTGTGGCGGCGATGGGTGGCCGTGCGCCGCGCGCGGGGGGCGTATCGCACCGCCGTGCTGGTGGTCGGCAGCCCGGAGGCGGCGCGGGCCATGGTGGCGGCCTTCTCCCGCGATCGGGACTCCGGCTACCAGGTGATCGGCGTCTGCACCCGCGACGACGGGGTCCTCGTCGACCGGGTGGTGGAGGTCGGCGGCCGCGAAATCCCGGTTGTCGCAGGCGATCACGATGTGATCGACGCGGTCCGGCGCACGGGCGCGGACACCGTCGCGGTCACCGCCACCGACAACCTGGGCCCGGCCGACTTCCGCCGGATGGCCTGGGAGCTGGACGAGCTGGGCGCCGAGCTCATCGTCACCCCCGGCCTGGTCGACATCGCCGGCACCCGCCTCACCCACCGGGTGCTGGCCGATATGCCCATGCTGCATGTCGAGAAGCCGCAATACGATCGCGCCAAGTCGATTCGCAAGGGCGTCTTCGACTTCTGCTTCGCCCTGGCGGCCCTGTTCGCCATCGCGCCCGCGCTGTGCCTGATCGCGCTGGCGGTCAAGGTCACCAGCCGCGGACCCGTCTTCTACCTCTCCGAGCGCATCGGCCGCGACGGCCGGCCGTTCCGGATGATCAAGTTCCGCAGCATGTACGCCGATGCCGAGGCCCACATCAGCGCCCTCATCGAGAGCAACGGCGGCAACCCGCTGTTCTTCAAGGTTCGTGACGATCCGCGAATCACCTCGGTGGGCAAGGTGATTCGCAAATACTCCCTCGACGAACTGCCCCAGTTCCTCAACGTCCTGCGCGGCGAGATGAGCATCGTCGGCCCCCGCCCGCAGGTGCAGCGCGAGGTCGACTCCTACGACGGCGTCATGCGCCGCCGCCTGCTGGTCAAACCCGGCGTCACCGGCCTCTGGCAGGTCAGCGGCCGCTCCGACCTCACCCCCGAAGACGCCATGCGCCTGGACCTGTCCTACGTCGAAAACTGGTCCATGGTCCTCGACCTTTTGCTGATCGCCAAAACCATCGGCGCGGTCACCAAAGGCGAAGGCGCCTACTAA
- a CDS encoding effector-associated constant component EACC1 translates to MTVELVVGVGGSDDDVAELHSLFEALVEDDELRAARKSLAAAAEQRGTLGAEEVIRIAVDSAALCTALSTCVVAWLRMRRPTLRMTFTGPDGASAEIDATGTRAVEHVQILEVIERVRGRVDGAS, encoded by the coding sequence ATGACTGTGGAATTGGTGGTCGGGGTGGGGGGTTCCGACGACGATGTCGCGGAACTGCATTCGTTGTTCGAGGCGCTGGTCGAGGACGACGAGTTGCGGGCGGCACGGAAATCTCTGGCTGCCGCCGCCGAACAGCGCGGCACCCTGGGCGCCGAGGAAGTCATTCGCATCGCCGTGGATTCGGCCGCGCTGTGTACCGCACTGTCGACCTGTGTGGTCGCCTGGCTGCGGATGCGCCGGCCCACGCTGCGCATGACGTTCACCGGCCCCGACGGGGCGAGCGCCGAGATCGACGCCACGGGTACGCGAGCCGTGGAGCACGTGCAGATTTTGGAGGTCATCGAACGGGTGCGGGGGCGCGTGGATGGCGCTTCCTGA
- a CDS encoding Scr1 family TA system antitoxin-like transcriptional regulator, giving the protein MDSNDEPSTLPRRQLGRFLREARDNRGLPMDRAAQLVELSKTALHRIETGGVKKLRIRDVQALCELYEVTAADTARAVELAKQAQTTSWYSAFRGLYSDTTFNMFVGLAAAATQLTTYHEIVPGLAQTADYARALISAFYVDSSDEDIERRVELCVSNARP; this is encoded by the coding sequence ATGGACAGCAATGATGAGCCTTCGACGCTGCCCCGTCGGCAGTTGGGACGCTTTCTACGCGAAGCCCGCGACAACCGCGGGCTGCCCATGGACCGTGCGGCCCAACTCGTAGAGCTGAGCAAGACCGCATTGCACCGGATCGAGACCGGCGGGGTGAAGAAGCTTCGCATTCGCGACGTTCAAGCCCTGTGCGAGCTTTACGAGGTGACCGCCGCCGACACGGCCCGTGCCGTCGAACTGGCCAAACAAGCCCAGACGACGTCCTGGTACAGCGCCTTCCGGGGTCTCTACAGCGATACGACCTTCAACATGTTCGTTGGGCTGGCCGCCGCCGCAACGCAATTGACCACGTATCACGAAATAGTCCCTGGCCTCGCTCAGACGGCCGACTACGCGCGCGCACTAATCAGTGCGTTCTATGTGGACAGCAGCGACGAGGACATCGAACGTCGAGTCGAGTTGTGCGTCTCAAACGCCAGACCATAG
- a CDS encoding sugar phosphate nucleotidyltransferase — translation MKVVLFCGGYGMRMRNGTEDVIPKPMQMVGPRPLIWHVMRYYAHFGHKDFVLCLGYGAAHIKNFFLTYQESVSNDFVIRGGKVELLQSDISDWTITFVDTGVESPIGERLRRVRGHLEGEPYFLANYADVLTDAPLDEMIEQFQASGAAASMMIVPPQSSFHCVDVNSAGEVKNITPVSQLPIWENGGYFVLTPEVFDHLPPGGDLVEDACGALAAQGRLFGYQHHGFWKPADTFKERAELDTGYMQGDRPWMVWERPVTAAGDRPA, via the coding sequence GTGAAGGTCGTACTGTTCTGCGGCGGCTATGGCATGCGCATGCGCAACGGCACCGAGGACGTCATCCCCAAACCCATGCAGATGGTGGGCCCGCGCCCGCTGATCTGGCACGTCATGCGCTACTACGCGCACTTCGGGCACAAGGACTTCGTGCTGTGCCTGGGCTACGGCGCCGCCCACATCAAGAACTTCTTCCTCACCTATCAGGAGTCGGTGTCCAACGACTTCGTGATTCGCGGCGGCAAGGTGGAACTGCTGCAGTCGGATATCAGCGACTGGACCATCACCTTCGTCGACACCGGGGTGGAATCGCCCATCGGGGAACGCCTGCGCCGGGTGCGCGGCCACCTCGAGGGCGAACCGTACTTCCTGGCCAACTACGCCGACGTGCTCACCGATGCCCCGCTCGACGAGATGATCGAGCAGTTCCAGGCCTCCGGCGCCGCGGCCTCGATGATGATCGTGCCGCCGCAGTCCTCCTTCCACTGCGTGGACGTGAACTCCGCGGGCGAGGTCAAGAACATCACCCCGGTCTCGCAGCTGCCGATCTGGGAGAACGGCGGCTATTTCGTGCTCACCCCCGAGGTTTTCGATCATCTGCCGCCCGGCGGCGACCTGGTCGAGGACGCCTGTGGCGCGCTGGCCGCGCAGGGCCGGCTGTTCGGGTATCAGCATCACGGCTTCTGGAAGCCCGCCGACACCTTCAAGGAACGCGCCGAACTCGACACCGGTTATATGCAGGGCGATCGCCCGTGGATGGTGTGGGAGCGGCCCGTCACGGCGGCCGGTGATCGCCCGGCATGA
- a CDS encoding SDR family NAD(P)-dependent oxidoreductase yields MTGASAGIGYFAAEQLAASGATVVLACRDTAKAEVAMRLIGSRVEGARLRQVRMDLSDLSSLAEAVENLGIDRLDAVVLNAGILLSEPERRTDRQGHELMFATNYLGHFALTAHLAPLLTATAGSRIVTVGSFAARSERLDLDDLHCEHDYRPKRTYGRSKLAQMLFGFELDRRLRAHAPHTASIVVHPGGALDALTPSRRPLFATSIAQRIYSSPARLVLHGKHAGAHPLVRAVLDPEIVSGQLWGPAVFGLRGRPQQENPLPHMTDPTTAAALWTASTALTGADPFARTTKTR; encoded by the coding sequence GTGACCGGAGCGAGCGCGGGCATCGGGTATTTCGCGGCGGAACAACTCGCCGCCAGCGGCGCGACCGTGGTGCTGGCCTGCCGCGACACCGCCAAGGCGGAGGTGGCGATGCGGCTGATCGGTTCACGTGTCGAGGGGGCACGGCTGCGGCAGGTGCGCATGGATCTGTCGGACCTGTCGAGCCTTGCCGAGGCGGTCGAGAACCTCGGTATCGACCGGTTGGACGCGGTCGTGCTCAATGCCGGGATCCTGCTGTCCGAACCCGAACGCCGCACCGATCGGCAGGGCCACGAATTGATGTTCGCGACAAACTATCTCGGACATTTCGCGCTGACCGCTCATCTAGCGCCGCTGCTGACCGCGACGGCGGGCAGCCGAATCGTCACCGTCGGCAGTTTCGCGGCCCGCTCGGAGCGACTCGATCTCGACGATCTCCACTGCGAGCACGACTACCGCCCCAAGCGCACCTACGGCCGATCGAAGCTGGCCCAGATGCTCTTCGGTTTCGAACTCGACCGCCGCCTGCGCGCCCATGCGCCGCACACCGCGAGCATCGTCGTGCACCCGGGCGGCGCGCTCGACGCCCTGACCCCGTCCCGACGGCCATTGTTCGCCACCTCCATCGCGCAGCGGATCTACAGCTCCCCCGCCCGCCTGGTCCTGCACGGCAAGCACGCCGGCGCCCACCCCCTGGTCCGTGCCGTCCTCGACCCCGAGATCGTCAGCGGACAACTCTGGGGCCCAGCGGTTTTCGGCCTCCGCGGCCGCCCCCAGCAGGAGAACCCCCTCCCCCACATGACCGACCCCACCACCGCCGCCGCCCTGTGGACCGCCAGCACAGCCCTCACCGGCGCCGACCCCTTCGCCCGCACAACGAAAACACGCTGA